One Kitasatospora sp. MAP12-44 DNA segment encodes these proteins:
- a CDS encoding SDR family oxidoreductase has product MNHQPHTPPRCLVTGATGYIGGRLVPELLAAGHAVRCLVRDAGRLRDQPWRAKVETTTGDVTRPDTLSGAFDGVDVAYYLIHSLGTGPGFEETDRAAARAFGEAAAAAGVGRIVYLGGLIPRGVPEQELSPHLRSRAEVGRALRRSGVPTAELRAAVIIGSGSASFEMLRYLTERLPVMVTPSWVGTRIQPIAVRDVLRYLVGAAQLPPEVNRTFDLGGPEVLTYQGMMRRYARVAGLHRRVIVPVPVLTPRLSSHWVGLVTPVPNAIARPLVESLRHEVVCGEHDIARWVPDPADGLTGFDRAVALALRRIREAEVVTRWSSASLPGAPSDPLPTDPDWAGGSLYQDIQERAVKASPSAVWQIVEGIGGDNGWYSFPLAWALRGWLDRLVGGVGLRRGRRDPARLRVGDALDFWRVEEIEPGRLLRLRAEMRLPGLAWLELSVTPDGEGGTHYRQRALFHPHGLAGHAYWWSVAPFHSVVFGGMARNITEHAQAAS; this is encoded by the coding sequence ATGAACCATCAGCCTCACACCCCGCCGCGGTGCCTGGTGACCGGTGCCACCGGCTACATCGGCGGCCGCCTGGTGCCCGAACTGCTCGCGGCCGGCCACGCGGTGCGCTGCCTGGTCCGCGACGCCGGCCGGCTGCGCGACCAGCCGTGGCGGGCGAAGGTCGAGACCACCACCGGTGACGTCACCCGGCCTGACACGCTCTCCGGCGCCTTCGACGGGGTGGATGTGGCCTACTACCTCATCCACTCGCTGGGCACCGGGCCCGGCTTCGAGGAGACCGACCGCGCGGCTGCCCGCGCGTTCGGCGAGGCCGCAGCCGCGGCCGGCGTGGGCCGCATCGTCTACCTGGGCGGGCTGATCCCTCGCGGCGTGCCCGAACAGGAGCTCTCCCCGCACCTGCGCTCGCGCGCCGAGGTCGGCCGCGCGCTGCGGCGCAGTGGCGTGCCCACCGCCGAGCTGCGCGCCGCGGTGATCATCGGATCCGGCAGCGCGTCGTTCGAGATGCTGCGCTACCTCACCGAGCGGCTGCCGGTGATGGTCACCCCGAGCTGGGTGGGGACCCGGATTCAGCCGATCGCTGTACGCGACGTGCTGCGATACCTGGTCGGCGCGGCCCAGCTGCCACCCGAGGTCAACCGGACCTTCGACCTCGGCGGGCCCGAGGTCCTCACCTACCAGGGCATGATGCGGCGCTACGCCCGGGTCGCGGGGCTGCACCGACGCGTCATCGTCCCGGTGCCAGTGCTCACGCCACGGCTGTCCAGCCACTGGGTGGGCCTGGTCACCCCGGTGCCGAACGCCATCGCCCGGCCGCTGGTCGAGTCGCTGCGGCACGAGGTCGTGTGCGGCGAGCACGACATCGCCCGCTGGGTGCCCGATCCGGCGGACGGCCTGACCGGCTTCGACCGGGCGGTGGCGCTCGCCCTGCGCCGGATCCGCGAAGCCGAGGTGGTCACCCGCTGGTCCTCGGCCTCACTTCCCGGCGCGCCCAGCGACCCTCTGCCCACCGACCCCGACTGGGCGGGCGGCAGCCTCTACCAGGACATCCAGGAACGCGCCGTCAAGGCATCCCCGTCCGCCGTCTGGCAGATCGTCGAGGGCATCGGGGGCGACAACGGCTGGTACTCCTTCCCGCTCGCCTGGGCGCTGCGCGGCTGGCTGGACCGGTTGGTGGGTGGTGTCGGCCTGCGCCGTGGGCGGCGTGACCCAGCGCGGCTGCGGGTCGGCGACGCGCTGGACTTCTGGCGGGTCGAGGAGATCGAACCGGGGCGGCTGCTGCGACTGCGCGCCGAGATGCGACTGCCTGGCCTGGCGTGGCTGGAGCTGTCGGTCACCCCGGACGGCGAGGGCGGCACGCACTACCGCCAGCGGGCGCTGTTCCACCCGCACGGACTGGCCGGCCACGCCTACTGGTGGTCGGTCGCACCCTTCCACTCGGTCGTCTTTGGCGGGATGGCCCGCAACATCACCGAGCATGCCCAGGCAGCCTCCTGA
- a CDS encoding deoxyribodipyrimidine photo-lyase has translation MTVSVALFTQDLRLHDNPVLHAARAAADQVVPVFVVDTAVEAAGFATANRRAFLAGCLADLDASLRRIGSRLVVRHGNAAEQTARIAQETGAASVHLAVGVSAFAQRREARLRELLGGRLHVHDAVLTVVPAGQVTPAGKDHYAVFTPYHRAWQRVPRRAVLSAPRTLHTPQTVHGDDLPTAPAASPALPPGGETAGRARWSRWDLDDYAYVHDALAADGTSRLSPYLHFGCLSAGELAARATRRGGDGAEAFVRQLAWRDFHHQVLAARPDSAYRDYRTRHDSWHHDEREAAAWRQGRTGYPIIDAGMRQLAHEGWMHNRARLLTACFLAKSLHLDWRIGARHFLSLLVDGDVANNQLNWQWVAGTGTDTRPNRILNPLVQADRYDPDGDYVRRWVPELAHVPGRAAHRPWLLADRHGYPDPIIAPDALTDRLRHARGLD, from the coding sequence ATGACCGTCTCCGTCGCCCTGTTCACCCAGGACCTCCGCCTGCACGACAACCCCGTCCTGCACGCCGCCCGCGCCGCCGCCGACCAGGTCGTCCCGGTGTTCGTGGTGGATACCGCGGTCGAGGCCGCGGGCTTCGCCACCGCCAACCGGCGGGCCTTCCTCGCCGGCTGCCTCGCCGACCTGGACGCGTCGCTGCGCCGGATCGGCTCCCGGCTGGTGGTGCGCCACGGCAACGCCGCCGAGCAGACCGCCCGGATCGCGCAGGAGACCGGCGCGGCCAGCGTGCACCTCGCGGTCGGCGTCAGCGCGTTCGCCCAGCGCCGTGAGGCCCGTTTGCGCGAGCTGCTCGGCGGTCGACTGCACGTCCACGACGCCGTGCTGACCGTGGTACCGGCCGGCCAGGTCACCCCGGCCGGGAAGGACCACTACGCGGTCTTCACCCCGTACCACCGCGCCTGGCAGCGCGTCCCTCGCCGCGCCGTGCTGTCCGCCCCCCGGACGCTCCACACCCCGCAGACCGTGCACGGCGATGATCTGCCCACGGCCCCGGCGGCCTCGCCCGCGCTGCCGCCAGGCGGGGAGACGGCCGGCCGGGCGCGGTGGTCGAGGTGGGACCTCGACGACTACGCCTACGTGCACGACGCGCTCGCCGCCGACGGCACCTCCCGGCTCTCCCCGTACCTGCACTTCGGCTGCCTGTCCGCCGGCGAGCTGGCAGCGCGCGCGACGCGACGCGGCGGGGACGGCGCGGAGGCCTTCGTCCGGCAGCTCGCCTGGCGGGACTTCCACCACCAGGTGCTCGCCGCCCGGCCCGACAGCGCGTACCGGGACTACCGCACCCGGCACGACTCGTGGCACCACGACGAGCGCGAGGCCGCGGCCTGGCGGCAGGGCCGCACCGGCTACCCGATCATCGACGCCGGGATGCGTCAACTCGCCCACGAGGGCTGGATGCACAACCGGGCCAGGCTGCTCACGGCCTGCTTCCTCGCCAAGTCGCTCCACCTGGACTGGCGGATCGGCGCCCGCCACTTCCTGTCCCTGCTGGTGGACGGAGACGTGGCGAACAACCAGCTGAACTGGCAGTGGGTGGCCGGTACCGGGACGGACACCCGCCCGAACCGGATCCTCAACCCGCTGGTCCAGGCCGACCGCTACGACCCGGACGGCGACTACGTGCGCCGCTGGGTGCCGGAGCTCGCCCATGTGCCGGGCCGGGCCGCGCACCGGCCCTGGCTGCTTGCCGACCGCCACGGCTACCCGGACCCGATCATCGCCCCGGATGCGCTCACCGACCGGCTGCGGCACGCCCGCGGCCTGGACTGA
- a CDS encoding integrase core domain-containing protein, with amino-acid sequence MDSLRFLLRDRDSKYSDAFDAVFEAEELDVITSTPRAPRMNAHCERIIGTIRRETLDHVLILNEAHAGRVLAAYQRHYNEHRPHQAHNQLPPGAREQPATEQGLDSRRILRSRILGGLINEYCYAA; translated from the coding sequence ATGGATTCCCTACGCTTCCTGCTGCGCGACCGCGACAGCAAGTACAGCGACGCCTTCGACGCCGTCTTCGAGGCTGAAGAACTGGACGTGATCACGAGCACGCCACGGGCTCCTCGGATGAACGCCCACTGCGAGAGGATCATCGGCACCATCCGGCGCGAAACGCTCGACCACGTCCTCATCCTCAACGAGGCCCACGCCGGGCGCGTCCTGGCCGCCTATCAGCGGCACTACAACGAGCACCGCCCGCACCAGGCCCACAACCAACTACCGCCCGGCGCCCGTGAACAACCCGCCACCGAACAGGGCCTCGACAGTCGCAGAATACTGCGCAGCCGAATCCTCGGCGGCCTGATCAACGAGTACTGCTACGCCGCTTGA